Proteins from a genomic interval of Pseudodesulfovibrio nedwellii:
- a CDS encoding 3'-5' exonuclease: protein MPMHIVEDVRFVAIDFETADPKRDSACAVGIVVVDKGEIVERDYRLIRPPRKKFNPFCVRVHGLHWEDVCDEPSFGDLWPELEPLFEDADFIVAHNAPFDKSVLHTCCKESGRAAPAQPFLCTVQLSRTTWELSSNKLPSVCDYLGITLNHHNAASDAEACALIAVNGLRANPQFMDKVL from the coding sequence ATGCCTATGCACATTGTTGAAGACGTCCGATTTGTTGCTATAGATTTCGAAACCGCTGATCCCAAACGAGATTCCGCCTGCGCCGTGGGTATTGTCGTGGTGGACAAAGGCGAAATCGTTGAGCGGGATTACCGTCTCATCCGTCCGCCAAGGAAGAAATTCAACCCGTTCTGCGTCAGGGTGCACGGGTTGCATTGGGAAGACGTATGTGACGAGCCGAGTTTCGGTGACTTGTGGCCGGAATTGGAGCCGTTATTTGAGGATGCGGATTTTATTGTGGCACACAACGCTCCGTTTGATAAATCGGTTCTGCATACCTGTTGCAAGGAATCGGGCAGGGCTGCACCGGCACAACCGTTTCTCTGTACCGTGCAACTGTCTCGGACAACGTGGGAGCTGTCGTCCAACAAGCTGCCCAGCGTCTGCGATTATCTTGGTATCACACTCAATCACCACAACGCGGCTTCCGATGCTGAGGCCTGTGCCCTCATCGCGGTCAACGGCTTGCGTGCAAATCCGCAGTTCATGGATAAAGTTCTCTGA
- the purN gene encoding phosphoribosylglycinamide formyltransferase, which translates to MPLPIAVLVSGSGSNLQSIIDRIEAGVLDVEIKLVISNKTDAYGLERARKHDIPTRVLLHTDYDSREAFDTDMVHAIRESGVDKGGVVVMAGFMRIVTHVFLGAFENRVINIHPALLPSFPGVHGQGDAAEYGVKISGCTVHFVDEQMDHGPVIIQAAVPCLPGEGGDALGSRILKMEHRVFPQALQWLAEGRLEIDERFVRLKPANKAMAQQPLADIEPETHALIWPPLEEGF; encoded by the coding sequence ATGCCATTGCCCATAGCCGTTCTCGTGTCAGGGAGCGGGTCCAATCTGCAATCCATCATAGATCGTATCGAAGCCGGTGTGCTGGATGTCGAGATCAAGCTCGTCATATCCAACAAAACCGATGCGTATGGTCTTGAACGTGCCAGAAAGCACGACATTCCCACCAGAGTGCTTCTGCACACCGACTACGATTCCCGCGAGGCTTTTGATACCGATATGGTTCACGCCATCAGGGAAAGTGGTGTTGATAAGGGTGGTGTAGTGGTTATGGCCGGATTCATGCGTATCGTGACCCATGTTTTTCTCGGCGCATTCGAGAATCGGGTTATCAACATCCATCCTGCATTATTGCCGTCTTTTCCCGGCGTACACGGGCAGGGCGATGCCGCTGAGTACGGTGTAAAAATTTCTGGCTGTACCGTTCATTTCGTGGATGAGCAGATGGACCACGGTCCGGTCATCATTCAGGCCGCTGTCCCTTGTCTGCCCGGCGAAGGTGGCGATGCTCTCGGTTCCCGTATTTTGAAGATGGAACATCGTGTGTTCCCTCAGGCCTTGCAGTGGCTGGCCGAAGGTCGGCTCGAAATTGACGAACGGTTTGTGCGGTTGAAACCTGCAAACAAGGCCATGGCCCAACAACCTTTGGCGGATATTGAACCTGAGACGCACGCCTTGATCTGGCCGCCTTTGGAAGAGGGGTTTTAA
- a CDS encoding substrate-binding periplasmic protein, with product MKRNVWLLVAIFCLAIGSTPVQADGPVFLTEENPPFNHMYAGTISGIATDVLLRMTAIAHTPLKREEIQILPWARGYQRLQNSPNVILYSMARTSNREGLFQWIGPIMKVKGVLIARKKDGIRINNLISDTQHRVIGTIRESASEHILLSKGVSTHSLQRLHDIKLNVQKLMSGRVDMVAMTETTFWYYVKELKYDPELFKIVHILMESSFYYGVSSDMNPTLVDRLQKALDQITASGERDRIISHYQ from the coding sequence ATGAAAAGAAATGTCTGGCTGTTAGTTGCCATCTTTTGCCTCGCCATAGGCAGCACCCCTGTCCAAGCCGACGGCCCGGTCTTCCTAACAGAAGAAAACCCTCCCTTCAATCACATGTATGCCGGAACTATCTCAGGTATAGCAACGGATGTTCTCCTGAGAATGACGGCGATTGCTCACACCCCCCTCAAGCGTGAAGAAATCCAGATACTGCCTTGGGCCCGAGGGTACCAGAGACTTCAAAATTCTCCCAACGTCATTCTCTACAGTATGGCCAGGACATCAAATCGCGAAGGACTCTTTCAATGGATCGGTCCCATCATGAAAGTCAAAGGCGTTCTCATTGCCCGCAAAAAAGATGGAATCAGAATCAACAACCTCATTAGTGACACGCAACATCGTGTCATAGGGACGATACGCGAAAGCGCCTCAGAACATATACTCCTCTCAAAAGGAGTCTCTACACACTCACTACAACGCTTGCACGACATCAAACTAAATGTTCAAAAACTCATGAGCGGCCGAGTTGACATGGTCGCCATGACGGAAACCACCTTCTGGTATTACGTCAAAGAACTGAAATACGACCCAGAATTGTTCAAAATCGTCCATATCCTCATGGAAAGTTCATTCTACTATGGAGTAAGCAGTGACATGAATCCGACTCTCGTAGACAGACTGCAAAAAGCTTTGGACCAAATCACGGCCTCCGGCGAAAGAGACCGCATAATTTCACACTATCAATAA
- the cobA gene encoding uroporphyrinogen-III C-methyltransferase, giving the protein MANVFLVGAGPGDPGMLTLRAKEIIETCDIMIYDYLANADFLKWCKPECEILYVGKKGGDHTLPQDKINDLIVEKARSGKVICRLKGGDPYVFGRGGEEGEELVEAGIDFEVVPGITAGVAAAAYAGIPVTHRDHTTSVCFITGHEDPTKSESGNNWAVYGQSTSTLVFYMGVGNLPMIAKNLMDNGRAADTPVALVRWGTRCNQTSFVSTLENVADEAKKRDWKAPSIIIVGGVCSLHEKLAWFEKKPMLGQGVVVTRAREQASGLVDILRGHGACVHEFPTISVEHIDDYADVETAILQLARYQWVIFTSVNGVKFFWEQLKAIGLDSRIFCGMQIAAIGPATADELRARGIEPDFVPEKYVAEHVVKGLLALDIQGADVLIPRARVAREVLPEELKKAGCNVTVLPVYETKLVQASGDEIEASLENGEIQYVTFTSSSTVENFFELVSPDTFKKYPDVKIASIGPITSDTVKRFGFTPDIEPEDYTIPGLVAELVKEAE; this is encoded by the coding sequence ATGGCAAACGTATTTTTAGTTGGAGCGGGTCCGGGCGATCCGGGCATGCTTACTTTGCGTGCGAAAGAGATTATCGAGACCTGTGACATCATGATCTACGACTATTTGGCCAACGCTGACTTTTTGAAGTGGTGCAAGCCGGAGTGCGAGATTTTGTATGTGGGCAAAAAAGGTGGAGACCATACTTTGCCTCAGGACAAGATCAACGATCTGATTGTTGAGAAAGCACGGTCCGGCAAAGTTATTTGTCGACTTAAAGGCGGCGATCCGTATGTGTTCGGTCGTGGCGGCGAAGAAGGCGAAGAACTGGTCGAGGCCGGTATCGACTTTGAAGTTGTCCCCGGTATCACTGCCGGAGTAGCTGCCGCAGCCTATGCCGGTATCCCGGTTACACACCGTGACCACACCACATCTGTTTGTTTCATTACCGGCCACGAAGACCCGACCAAAAGCGAATCCGGTAACAACTGGGCCGTGTACGGTCAGTCCACTTCTACACTGGTTTTCTACATGGGTGTGGGCAATTTGCCCATGATCGCCAAGAACCTCATGGACAATGGCCGTGCAGCTGATACTCCAGTGGCATTGGTCCGTTGGGGCACTCGTTGCAACCAGACATCGTTCGTTTCTACATTGGAAAATGTGGCAGATGAAGCCAAAAAACGTGATTGGAAGGCTCCGTCCATCATCATTGTCGGCGGCGTCTGCTCCCTGCATGAGAAGCTGGCATGGTTTGAAAAGAAACCCATGCTCGGTCAGGGTGTTGTCGTGACCCGTGCTCGTGAACAGGCTTCCGGTCTGGTGGATATTTTACGTGGCCATGGCGCATGTGTTCACGAGTTCCCGACCATTTCTGTGGAACATATTGATGACTACGCCGATGTCGAGACCGCCATTTTGCAGCTTGCCCGATACCAATGGGTGATTTTTACCTCGGTTAACGGCGTGAAGTTTTTCTGGGAACAACTCAAGGCAATCGGTCTGGATTCCCGTATCTTCTGTGGTATGCAGATTGCGGCCATTGGCCCTGCAACGGCAGACGAACTTCGTGCTCGTGGCATTGAGCCTGATTTTGTGCCTGAGAAGTACGTGGCCGAACACGTGGTCAAGGGATTGCTTGCTCTCGACATTCAGGGAGCGGATGTACTTATCCCCCGCGCAAGGGTCGCCCGTGAAGTTTTGCCTGAGGAGTTGAAGAAAGCCGGATGTAACGTCACGGTTCTGCCAGTCTACGAGACTAAATTAGTTCAGGCTTCTGGTGATGAAATTGAAGCTTCTTTGGAAAACGGTGAAATTCAGTATGTGACTTTCACCTCGTCCAGCACCGTGGAGAATTTCTTCGAGTTGGTTTCTCCTGATACCTTCAAAAAATATCCTGATGTGAAGATTGCCTCTATCGGGCCTATCACCTCTGATACCGTGAAGCGGTTTGGTTTCACTCCTGACATCGAACCGGAAGATTACACCATCCCTGGTCTGGTGGCGGAATTGGTGAAGGAAGCCGAGTAG
- a CDS encoding valine--tRNA ligase, whose amino-acid sequence MARKELAKAYEPWDVEEKWENHWEENKTFTPDPEAEGDPYSIVIPPPNVTGVLHMGHALNLTIMDILCRFNRQQGKNVLWVPGMDHAGIATQNVVERQLKEEGLTRHDLGREKFIERVWDWKQEKGDHILSQIRRMGASVDWSRECFTFDDQRAKAVRKVFVELYEQGLIYKGDYIINWCNRCHTALADDEVEHEPKPGKLHHVEYKLGDGSGTLIIATTRPETMLGDTAIAVHPEDDRFNHLIGKTAILPIIGRELPIIGDKYVDIEFGTGCLKVTPAHDMNDWELGRKHNLEIISVLNEDGVVNENAPERYQGLDTVAARKLILEELETLGQLKSIEDHDHKVGVCYRCKSVIEPHVSTQWFVSMKPLAEKARAAIPSKTQIFPEHWTKTYYNWLDEIRDWCISRQIWWGHRIPAWTCEECGELTVAIDDPTTCCKCGSAKIVRDEDVLDTWFSSALWPFSTMGWPDETKELAKYYPTSCLVTGFDILFFWVARMMMMGLQFMDEIPFHHVYIHALVRDEKGKKMSKSTGNVIDPLDMIGKYGADALRFTLTSFAAMGRDIKLSEQRIEGYKHFMNKIWNATRFAMMNLPDEIPAVELSEADDLANQWILHRLEEVKKSITKATEEYKFNEIAQILYKFIWSEFCDWYLEMVKPALYGEDEKAKAVTQKVLWTVLSEIMVLLHPVTPFITQEIWSVLPRPAGDDRPEDIATLPFPDTRDECLNDAAVKEMELFMGVVSGTRNIRTELLIEPAKKLDLLIKTVSDEDKAVLEANVNLIQSLARFDTVTIGPDVKAPKASGAAVVQGNELSVPLEGVVDFESELARLDKNMVKLEKTMKGVSGKLSNPGFVNNAPEAVVEGEKKKLAEMEEEKTKLAELKARLESVMG is encoded by the coding sequence ATGGCACGTAAAGAGTTGGCCAAAGCCTACGAACCGTGGGATGTCGAGGAAAAGTGGGAAAACCACTGGGAAGAAAACAAGACTTTTACGCCCGATCCCGAGGCTGAAGGCGATCCTTATTCCATCGTCATTCCGCCACCGAACGTCACCGGCGTGTTGCACATGGGGCACGCACTCAACCTGACCATCATGGATATCCTTTGCCGGTTCAACCGTCAGCAGGGCAAGAACGTGTTGTGGGTTCCGGGTATGGATCATGCCGGTATCGCTACACAGAACGTGGTTGAACGTCAGCTCAAGGAAGAAGGCCTCACCCGTCATGATCTCGGTCGTGAAAAGTTCATTGAGCGCGTCTGGGATTGGAAGCAGGAAAAGGGCGATCATATTTTGAGTCAGATCCGCCGTATGGGCGCATCCGTTGACTGGAGCCGTGAATGTTTCACCTTTGATGATCAGCGCGCCAAGGCTGTTCGCAAGGTGTTTGTCGAGCTGTACGAGCAAGGTTTGATTTACAAGGGTGACTACATCATCAACTGGTGTAACCGTTGCCACACCGCCTTGGCTGACGATGAGGTCGAGCATGAGCCGAAGCCCGGCAAGCTCCACCATGTCGAGTACAAACTGGGCGACGGTTCCGGCACATTGATTATCGCCACCACCCGTCCTGAGACCATGCTGGGTGATACGGCCATCGCCGTGCACCCCGAGGATGATCGTTTCAATCATTTGATCGGCAAGACTGCGATTCTGCCCATTATTGGCCGTGAATTGCCGATTATTGGTGATAAGTATGTCGATATTGAGTTTGGAACTGGTTGTCTTAAGGTGACTCCGGCCCATGACATGAATGACTGGGAACTGGGGCGTAAGCACAATCTCGAAATTATTTCCGTGTTGAACGAGGACGGCGTCGTCAACGAAAATGCCCCTGAGAGATATCAGGGACTCGACACCGTGGCTGCCCGCAAGCTTATTCTCGAAGAACTTGAAACTCTTGGACAGCTTAAATCCATCGAGGATCACGACCATAAGGTTGGCGTTTGCTATCGTTGCAAATCCGTGATTGAGCCGCATGTTTCCACACAGTGGTTCGTGTCCATGAAACCGTTGGCTGAAAAAGCTCGCGCTGCCATACCTTCCAAGACGCAGATTTTCCCGGAACATTGGACCAAGACATATTATAATTGGTTGGACGAGATTCGTGACTGGTGTATCTCCCGTCAGATTTGGTGGGGACACCGCATCCCGGCCTGGACTTGCGAGGAGTGCGGCGAACTGACCGTGGCCATCGACGATCCGACCACATGCTGCAAGTGCGGTTCCGCGAAAATTGTTCGTGACGAAGATGTGCTCGATACCTGGTTCTCATCCGCTCTCTGGCCGTTTTCGACTATGGGTTGGCCCGATGAGACCAAGGAATTGGCGAAGTATTACCCGACTTCCTGTCTGGTTACCGGCTTCGACATCCTGTTCTTCTGGGTTGCACGCATGATGATGATGGGTCTCCAGTTTATGGATGAAATTCCGTTTCATCATGTCTACATCCACGCCCTTGTCCGTGACGAAAAGGGCAAGAAGATGTCCAAATCCACGGGCAACGTTATCGATCCGTTGGATATGATCGGGAAGTATGGAGCAGATGCTCTGCGTTTCACTCTGACGAGCTTTGCTGCCATGGGCCGTGATATCAAGCTTTCGGAGCAGCGTATCGAAGGCTACAAGCATTTCATGAATAAGATTTGGAACGCTACTCGTTTCGCCATGATGAACCTGCCAGACGAAATCCCGGCAGTGGAACTCTCCGAAGCGGATGACCTTGCAAATCAGTGGATTCTGCATCGCCTTGAAGAGGTCAAGAAATCCATTACCAAGGCTACCGAGGAATACAAGTTCAACGAGATCGCCCAGATTCTTTACAAGTTTATTTGGAGCGAATTCTGTGACTGGTATTTGGAAATGGTCAAGCCTGCGCTGTACGGCGAGGACGAAAAGGCTAAGGCTGTCACACAGAAAGTGCTGTGGACCGTTTTGTCCGAGATCATGGTCCTGCTTCATCCGGTAACGCCGTTTATCACGCAGGAAATTTGGTCCGTATTGCCCCGTCCGGCTGGCGATGATCGTCCTGAGGATATAGCAACACTGCCGTTCCCGGATACCCGTGACGAGTGCCTGAATGATGCCGCTGTCAAGGAGATGGAACTCTTCATGGGTGTGGTCTCCGGTACCCGTAATATTCGTACCGAACTTTTGATCGAGCCGGCCAAGAAGCTCGACTTGCTCATTAAGACCGTGTCCGACGAGGACAAGGCTGTGCTCGAGGCGAACGTCAACCTGATTCAGTCACTTGCCCGTTTTGATACTGTGACCATCGGCCCGGATGTGAAAGCGCCCAAGGCTTCCGGCGCAGCCGTGGTACAGGGCAATGAATTGTCTGTCCCGTTAGAAGGCGTAGTGGATTTCGAATCTGAATTGGCTCGTTTGGACAAGAACATGGTCAAGCTCGAAAAGACTATGAAGGGCGTGTCCGGCAAGCTTTCCAACCCCGGCTTCGTGAACAACGCTCCCGAGGCGGTTGTCGAAGGCGAGAAAAAAAAGTTGGCTGAGATGGAAGAAGAAAAGACCAAGCTGGCCGAACTCAAAGCACGCCTCGAAAGCGTGATGGGCTAA
- a CDS encoding BPL-N domain-containing protein produces the protein MSSIHIYWDESHFWGLLVTRALSAWGIPHRLVRGHEIADGALSGKLGDTPKVLIVPGGRAKGKADRLTARGMDSIRNFVHNGGTYIGFCGGTGMALSEPYGLGLSPWTRKGYKNRLHHFLSGHVKATLASEHSLIPEGMDTALLPVWWPGRFEPRNDSVTVLARYGKPGPDFWVADINLSTLPKGTMTDWENLYGIHLRPNFMEGLPCVTANDFGRGKVILSYAHLETPASPHANRWLQHLLGEALNEQFDNGPVPAWDVAARPENWDDDILQNARKAMEQIITTGTEHFLLFWRNPWLLGWRRGIPGAGINSLYSLICESLATKPDDKTLIFWAKNRHRFKELMDLLINGLTGYLLAERLSMTVFHSDPLAISKENLREQRRALFGIPPEPGGIHADLVTLLEELYWHLSLQGES, from the coding sequence ATGTCAAGTATACATATATATTGGGACGAGTCTCATTTTTGGGGATTATTAGTCACACGGGCGTTGTCCGCGTGGGGTATCCCGCATCGTCTTGTACGCGGCCATGAAATAGCTGATGGAGCGCTCTCTGGCAAGCTTGGTGACACGCCCAAGGTTCTTATCGTCCCCGGTGGACGCGCCAAAGGCAAGGCAGATCGCCTGACCGCTCGCGGTATGGATTCCATCCGTAATTTCGTCCACAACGGTGGAACCTATATCGGATTCTGCGGCGGCACAGGAATGGCTCTCAGCGAACCCTACGGGCTGGGACTATCGCCATGGACACGTAAAGGGTATAAAAACCGCTTACATCACTTCCTCTCCGGCCATGTTAAAGCCACACTCGCCAGCGAACATTCACTGATTCCCGAAGGGATGGACACTGCTCTGCTCCCGGTTTGGTGGCCCGGAAGATTTGAACCAAGGAATGATTCCGTGACAGTGTTGGCTCGATACGGCAAACCCGGCCCCGATTTCTGGGTGGCTGATATCAATCTTTCCACCCTGCCCAAAGGAACCATGACCGACTGGGAAAACCTGTACGGCATCCATTTACGCCCCAATTTCATGGAAGGGTTACCCTGCGTCACGGCCAACGATTTTGGCCGGGGCAAAGTCATATTGAGCTACGCTCATCTGGAGACACCCGCTTCTCCACACGCCAACCGTTGGCTCCAGCATCTTCTGGGCGAAGCTCTGAACGAACAATTCGATAACGGCCCGGTTCCGGCATGGGACGTTGCCGCACGCCCGGAAAACTGGGACGATGACATCCTGCAAAATGCCAGAAAGGCTATGGAACAGATCATCACCACAGGCACCGAACACTTTCTGCTGTTCTGGCGCAACCCATGGCTGCTTGGCTGGCGGCGCGGCATCCCCGGCGCGGGCATTAACTCCCTGTATTCACTCATCTGCGAATCCCTAGCCACCAAACCAGACGACAAGACGCTCATCTTCTGGGCCAAAAATCGTCATCGCTTCAAGGAACTCATGGACTTGCTCATCAACGGCCTGACCGGTTACCTGCTGGCCGAACGGCTCTCCATGACCGTCTTCCACTCCGACCCGTTGGCAATTTCCAAGGAAAACCTTCGCGAACAACGGCGCGCCCTGTTTGGCATCCCCCCAGAGCCAGGTGGCATTCATGCCGACCTCGTGACACTCCTTGAAGAACTTTACTGGCACCTCTCCCTACAAGGCGAATCATAA
- a CDS encoding DUF342 domain-containing protein gives MADEKALKKNPDARFRFALSEDGMKLGVNRYFPPNGGKNPSVELLRKQVAEAGVQLPIDNDAAQRIIDAITQGNEFKGIALVRGIPATEPMDATLMGLGDLEFPVFPGDRFIRFRQAQQSGNGQTIDGRELTPKGNFTPEDLSVETGENVEWDPITESYVAQIWGMARVKDNVVSVDPIAHISDDAVVVTGNLHHQDFKGTPITPARIDKEMRDLGVVIDLDMDLLDTKLAQAKDLGIPLQDQIFVKGGHPVPGRDGWLEYLVTTRETAGTEDESGRLDFRNRGTYPMVNPGQIIGRLHPPTAGEGGIDIYGKTIPAHEGKALHVHLGENVIVQDDKVTFESKAKGVVVMEKGTLSVTECLIIPGNVDLNSGNVKVEHGSVKILGSIQAGFSVSAPLHVIVEDSIESATVYAGGQVEVKGGILMPDGGQIVCDGDVIAGYLANANIKAGGDVYVANEILNSTIQAEGRLFATSGKGVINGGTILTRKGHEINEVGSELGVTTVIGVYMEYQEDEELLLERKKIVQAIKKIDEALGSEPPKAILSRTPKEKRQAVAEVLKHRATLVQRRKTINERITELALAHQQEMDGIDIKIKRLAYPGTTIQFGKKAKQIAKRMEACTFYFSLKDRDIAIK, from the coding sequence ATGGCAGATGAAAAAGCACTCAAGAAAAACCCGGACGCTCGGTTTCGCTTTGCCCTGTCAGAAGACGGCATGAAACTCGGCGTGAACCGCTATTTCCCGCCAAACGGCGGGAAGAATCCTAGTGTAGAACTTCTTCGCAAGCAGGTAGCCGAAGCCGGGGTTCAACTTCCCATCGATAACGACGCAGCCCAACGCATCATTGACGCCATTACACAAGGCAACGAGTTCAAAGGCATTGCCCTTGTCCGCGGCATTCCTGCAACAGAACCCATGGATGCGACACTCATGGGCCTAGGAGATCTGGAATTCCCAGTTTTTCCGGGGGACAGATTTATTCGTTTCCGTCAGGCCCAGCAGTCAGGAAATGGACAAACCATTGACGGGCGAGAGTTGACACCAAAGGGCAACTTCACGCCGGAAGATCTTTCTGTCGAAACAGGTGAAAACGTCGAGTGGGACCCTATTACCGAGTCCTACGTCGCTCAGATATGGGGCATGGCGCGGGTCAAGGACAACGTTGTCTCTGTTGACCCCATCGCACATATTTCAGACGACGCCGTCGTTGTCACAGGGAATCTGCACCATCAAGATTTTAAGGGGACACCCATCACCCCGGCACGCATCGACAAGGAAATGCGTGATCTCGGAGTTGTCATTGATCTGGACATGGACCTGCTTGATACAAAACTGGCTCAGGCCAAAGATCTCGGCATCCCCCTACAAGATCAAATTTTCGTCAAGGGCGGACATCCTGTTCCAGGACGCGACGGATGGCTGGAATACCTTGTGACCACCCGCGAAACGGCAGGCACCGAAGACGAATCCGGCCGTTTGGATTTTCGCAACCGCGGAACCTATCCCATGGTCAACCCGGGACAAATTATAGGCAGACTGCATCCGCCCACCGCAGGAGAAGGTGGCATCGATATTTACGGCAAGACAATTCCCGCCCATGAAGGAAAAGCCCTGCACGTCCACCTCGGTGAAAATGTCATTGTTCAAGACGACAAAGTGACATTCGAATCCAAGGCCAAGGGTGTCGTGGTCATGGAAAAAGGAACACTTTCCGTCACTGAATGCCTGATTATCCCCGGCAACGTGGACCTCAACTCCGGCAATGTGAAAGTCGAACATGGCTCGGTCAAGATTCTCGGCTCAATTCAAGCTGGCTTCTCCGTCTCTGCTCCATTGCATGTCATTGTGGAAGACTCCATCGAAAGTGCCACAGTCTATGCAGGAGGTCAGGTGGAGGTAAAAGGCGGCATCCTCATGCCGGACGGCGGTCAGATTGTCTGTGATGGCGACGTCATTGCTGGCTATCTCGCCAATGCCAATATCAAGGCCGGAGGTGATGTTTATGTGGCCAATGAAATCCTGAACTCCACAATTCAAGCTGAAGGCCGCCTTTTTGCCACTTCAGGCAAAGGCGTTATCAACGGCGGCACGATCCTGACCCGCAAGGGGCATGAGATAAACGAGGTCGGTTCAGAGCTTGGAGTTACGACAGTCATCGGCGTATACATGGAATATCAGGAAGATGAAGAACTGCTTCTGGAACGCAAAAAGATCGTCCAAGCCATCAAGAAAATCGACGAGGCCCTCGGCTCGGAACCGCCAAAAGCTATTCTCTCCCGAACACCCAAGGAAAAACGTCAGGCCGTGGCCGAAGTTCTCAAGCATCGAGCCACTCTTGTCCAACGACGCAAGACCATCAACGAACGGATCACAGAATTGGCACTGGCTCACCAGCAGGAAATGGACGGTATCGATATCAAGATCAAACGGCTGGCCTACCCCGGCACGACCATCCAATTCGGGAAAAAAGCCAAACAAATCGCCAAACGAATGGAGGCCTGCACGTTCTATTTCAGCTTGAAAGACCGTGACATCGCCATCAAATAA
- the truA gene encoding tRNA pseudouridine(38-40) synthase TruA, giving the protein MIRIRLTIAYDGTDYCGWQLQPNDRTVQGELEKALAVIMGGPVRVHGSGRTDSGVHALGQVVHFDCEEKCAAHPWRRSLNGLLPKDVRVVSQEVVPSDFHARYSAGSKTYEYTLWHERDFCLPQRSRFVWNCGKVDLEAMEVAAQVLVGEYDFAAFQNKGTVVGTTIRLVNDISRHPGITEYESVWRFTAKGFLKQMVRNMIGCLVACGRGKLTPEDVLTILESRDRTLAPATVPPQGLTLVRVEYPY; this is encoded by the coding sequence ATGATTCGCATTCGACTTACTATCGCCTATGACGGCACTGATTACTGTGGCTGGCAGTTACAACCCAATGACAGGACCGTGCAGGGAGAGCTTGAAAAAGCCCTTGCGGTCATTATGGGTGGTCCGGTTCGTGTTCATGGTTCAGGACGGACTGACTCCGGTGTCCATGCTCTGGGGCAGGTGGTGCATTTTGATTGCGAGGAGAAATGCGCGGCGCACCCGTGGAGGCGGAGCCTTAACGGTTTGTTGCCCAAGGATGTTCGCGTGGTTTCTCAGGAAGTCGTTCCGTCAGATTTTCATGCCCGGTATTCCGCTGGCTCAAAGACATATGAATATACACTGTGGCACGAGCGAGATTTTTGTCTGCCTCAGCGTAGTCGGTTCGTGTGGAATTGTGGAAAGGTTGACCTTGAGGCCATGGAAGTGGCTGCGCAAGTTCTTGTGGGTGAATACGACTTTGCTGCTTTCCAGAATAAAGGAACCGTGGTTGGAACAACCATTCGGCTCGTGAACGATATTTCCCGGCATCCCGGCATCACGGAATATGAGTCAGTCTGGCGGTTTACTGCCAAAGGCTTTTTGAAGCAGATGGTGCGTAATATGATCGGTTGTCTTGTGGCCTGCGGGCGCGGGAAATTGACGCCGGAAGACGTGTTGACCATTCTTGAATCCCGCGATCGCACATTGGCTCCAGCTACTGTGCCGCCGCAAGGGTTGACCCTTGTACGAGTTGAGTATCCCTACTGA
- a CDS encoding RNA methyltransferase — translation MLEELRVVLFRPKYPENIGSVARACLNMGVSNLVVVAPCGFNMEKALPLATVHARHVLESATIVETLAQAVDGCTAVFGTTARTGGWRKGILTPDSLAGVVDERLRGGGRVALVFGPEDKGLTNEETALCSGLMTIPTSQEGTSLNLAQAVVVVLYECFKRSLDTPFVPGGPPEERPATVQEQETMFHNFQETLLAINFLKDDNPDYWMLPVRRFFSKINLRRNEFNLLMGISRQVQWFVKTYGPGVKK, via the coding sequence ATGCTTGAAGAATTAAGAGTTGTTCTTTTCAGACCAAAATACCCTGAAAACATTGGTTCGGTGGCCCGCGCTTGTTTGAATATGGGGGTGTCCAACCTTGTGGTGGTGGCCCCATGTGGTTTCAATATGGAAAAGGCTTTGCCGCTTGCTACAGTCCATGCTCGCCATGTGCTTGAATCCGCGACCATTGTCGAAACGTTGGCGCAAGCTGTGGATGGGTGTACTGCCGTTTTTGGCACGACAGCACGGACCGGCGGCTGGCGTAAGGGCATCCTGACCCCTGATTCTTTGGCCGGGGTTGTTGACGAACGTTTACGCGGAGGAGGCCGGGTCGCTTTGGTTTTTGGCCCGGAGGATAAGGGGTTGACCAATGAAGAGACGGCTCTTTGCTCCGGTTTGATGACCATTCCTACAAGTCAGGAAGGCACTTCGCTGAATCTTGCGCAGGCCGTGGTTGTTGTTTTGTATGAATGTTTCAAGCGGTCATTGGATACACCCTTTGTCCCGGGTGGTCCGCCTGAAGAAAGGCCCGCGACCGTTCAGGAGCAGGAAACCATGTTCCATAATTTTCAGGAAACATTGCTCGCCATTAATTTTCTTAAGGATGACAATCCGGATTACTGGATGTTGCCAGTGCGGCGGTTCTTTTCCAAAATAAACTTGAGGCGCAACGAGTTCAATTTGCTTATGGGCATTTCTCGACAGGTACAGTGGTTTGTCAAAACATATGGTCCCGGCGTGAAAAAGTAA